The sequence gtgaggtccagggggtgacaacatgagaagtggccttttctgcagtggctccccatttgtggaatgctctccccagggaggttcagctgatatcttcattatgcacctttaggagccaggtgaaaacattcctcttcaaccaggccttggctGATCCAATACCCATTTAAACACGTCGTGGGAGGGGACTGGGGAaggggagttattggtttgttttgttcttgtttttattatgtatgttgtgtttttatgttgtgaactgttcTGAGCGCGACggctgaagggtggtatacaaatgcaataaacaaagagGCCTGGAAAATCCGTTTGGCACTgcggctccccatccctgccataaatAGGGCCAGGcagtatctggttttcagcatcatgatatatcagcaATATATCATGATATCTGAAACAAGGATGGAGTTATGTAGAGGAACTGCCTGAATTCagggtttttcccacattgtgatttttgccggCGCCTGTTCTTGTGATTCACCGCCCAatgcaggaggcaggggagagctgagccGTTGAGAGtaaacaggggctgcaggaatcaagagaagcactggctggcttcacacatccccccccccgtgtgatttttgcatagcagacACACCatgattcacgatatattgccaggtcaaaagttATGAAACAGTTACCACAATATGgatttcaaaccagttttggacaatatatttatatctcacccagcCCTAGGCATAATCCTTACTTTTTATATCAAAGACAGGTCTCTCCTGTCACTGGAGCAGACAGGAAGTCAAGGGGCAAGAATACATGTGAAAATGGATACAGATGAGCTCTGTCTTTGTGCTACTCACACTTCTGCATTGACATAGAAATTGCAGCCTAGATCCACTTGAGTTGTCAGCTCCTGGCTTCCGGTCTcctgggagaaaaggaagaaacgTTTACCGATCTCTGCTCTCTGGAGTAAAACAGCTGTTACAGTAAGTAAGACGCAATACCCTGCTGTCTCCTACATCTAAACCCCCGCAGAACACTGCTGCAGATCTTTCTGTGTAAAGTGCTGTAAACAACTTAACGACGTTTTTAGTTACCTGCAACCGCTCAATAATATTCTTGAGCTGCAGGTACTGAGCCATCTTTTCATAGACCTGATCCCGCTGCTCCAGAACCTTCCTGGGGAGAAACACcaacaacagtctggaagcacgaGCAGAAAGCGGAGCCAAAGAAACCGAGGGGCTCTATCTCGCAGCCGGGGGTGGCGGCCTGAGAGGCGCCCGGGAAGGAGACACTCACCGGAGGTCCCTCTGCAGAACCTCGCTGACGAAGGCCTCGTACTGAAGCACCTTCTCCGGCACCTGCCGCTCGCCCGGCATCCCGGCCAGCTGCCCGCGGGAGATCGGCGCCGCCGCCAAGCGCGGCAACTctgcgcccgcccgcccgcggaaACCAGGAGACGCCACCCAGCCCGGCGCGTCTCTCAGCTCATGGCCGCGACCCGAGGGAAGGCCAGGCGCGGGGGCGCTCTGCTCGGCAGACTCTATGGCGCACGCGCGCTCGCAGGCGGGGCGCAGACTGCGCAGGTGCGGAAGGCGACTTCTGGCTGCTACATCCGGGTTCCCGTCAGAGGGGGAATCTTGTAACTGAAAGAAAACGTGCCTCTTTTAGGCCCAAAAAAGGATTCCTCTCGTTAGAAACTGCTCGCCCGTCTACGTAATTCAAGAGACGTTTCTTTTGGTGTTCTGAGCCCGCAAATACGGTGCAGGAAATGACGTCGTTTCCGCTAGGGTCAACCTCCGACCCCCTTCACAAAGCTGGAAACCGTGGCGGGCGCGAGAGAAAGGCGGCCGGAAGTCGGCGTTGAGTCAAAGGCGCCACTTCCGGCGCCCTATTTGTGCGTTTCCGGCCCCAGGAGCCTCTTCTCTCAGGCGCCAtggcggctccggagctgcgccTGGACGGCTCCATCCGCTTCTGGGTTCTGCTGCCCGTGGCGTGGATCGCGCTCGCCATAGGGGTTCTGCGCCTGCGCATAGCGGGCCTGCTGCGCGGCGAGCGCGCGCTGGGCTGGCTCGAGCAACGGCAGGACACgtgagcggggcgggggggcggggctgCGGGAGGCCACGCCCACATGCCGGGCCCCTGAAGGTGGAGTCAGGGAAGAGGACGCGAAAGGGACGCCTTCCTGTTTCCCGGGATGGGGGTTTCTGGGCGCGCGCGCACGTCTTCGCAAGCTTTTAAGTTTCACAGAAGTCTGAGCTACACTAAGGCTTCCAGATTTCTCTCAACGAATCTGGACACTTTTCAACTAAATAGGTGGATTTTaccaggggactgatttgtaaatccgaggactgtccccgggatcgggacgtctggtaaccttaagctaCACATGACCAAGAGTCCTGTGACACTTTGCAGCCtgcatgtttgttttctttatgtaTTGGTAAGTTTAAAATAGTGTTTCTGCTACAGTCAAGTGTAACAGCACCTTGCTGACAATCCAGAAAAATATGCACACTTGGAATAAAAAAGCACAAACCACCATAATAAATGACAACCTTCCATATGCCATCTTCCtccaataatagaatcatagaattgtagagttggaagggacatcaagggtcatctagtccagccccctgcagtgcaggaatcgtgCCCACAACCGCCCCTTCCAGTTAACACCCAGACACCCTGACCCGTTGTGCTGCTGGGCTGTCCGTGTCTCATAGCCACAAGGGCTACGTTCTTCCATTGTCAGAGGCGTCACACTTCTGAACAccacttgctgggaatcgcagAGCATATGCCCATGCTGCCCAGGGCAGGCACGCTCCCGGGGGAGGGCGTGGTGTGGCGGGTGCCCTTCTGGGCATGGGATAGCCACTCAGGTGTATGGAGTTGCACACGCGCCTTGCAGCCTGGGGCGGAGCGAGCAGACATTGGGCGCACTGCCCCCCCACAACTGCCAAATGTCCCCTCCCTCAGCGAAGACACCCAGGACGGttcgcccccaccgcaccccccttcctccaccccgaTCACAGAGTACTGTGTGTTCATGTCCAGCTCGCAGGCTTCCAGAAGGTTGTGAGAACAAGGTGCCAAATAATGAAAAAGCACAGCCTATTTAAcattctaacattgtgtatgccatcaaatgccagtactgcccttcagctctctatattggacaaacaggccaaaccctacgccaaaggataaatggacataaatctgacatcaggaatcaagacagagaaaccagtaggacaTTCAATAcgagatctcaaagcagctgtcttattccaaaagaatttcagaaatagacttgaaaccaaactgaaaactatggggagccctggtctgaatagagatattggattcttgtctcattgcacatgctaaagctatttttggtcatctgcatactattccttgctttttcctgtaggactaattgcagtcgttaacagtcgtcaacaggtttaccatacacattgagccaatcacccatctctactacccttctgagaaaaaccccaccccaccctcccactatatataagggtctggtgacttttgcttataccagaacaaacttacggTAGTTGGTCTAAGTttgggcaattaaaaaaaaaaaattcttttgttCAGTGTTTCTCCTCCATCCTGCATgtgtgagtgaggaccctgttgcaacagtctgTCTTCCtgacaataaagatcaggcttacttgcCGCCTTGCTTCAGCATATCTTAGGTTGGTCTCTCTTCATTCTCCAACTGATAGAGAACCTAGCGACCTCTATACAGACTTCTCGCGTACCTCCTACAGGGAAAGAAGCaggtttttaatatttcttgATCACAGATGATACAGTGTTATAAGAAAGGAAAAACCCTGCTCTTTTCCCCTTATgcggtatccaagagcccatatagagtccttaagtaggttccctatcggtaggagaaaataatggaggccaaccagagtatattgagaagcaaatcgACTAGTAAGTCTGATCTTTATTGCAATAGAAAAGTACTGTTGCAACAGGTCCCCACTctccacacacaggagggaggagagaacccaAAACAATGGTCcacaagtccttatatagacttttgaaattaccCACCCTGTAGCCCCCCCAAGGAGGCTGTCTGCAGCAgtggaggtggtctacagcagaaatcctgtttgccaggatacctgatgattgcattacctgggcagcctggccattcttttgtgatggtaaatactttagttcctgaatccaggtcacaggctcaccttattcatacacaaatatgcccttaagacaggatttgtaagcaaaaagacaatgggaaggctttccccattttcctcccatactgcagaggaatatttgaggtcactgggagtctcaaaatggcttcaggattgctctcctgtactattacAGACATGTGGTTTctaatgtatgtgtttgccttggacatttatgaacatttattttatttttgagaccttagaattcttataacaacagTATGGCCTCAGAGGATGGATGCCAGGAGCATGGAGCCCTGGACCAGcacatttaaggctttaaaaaccaaaatCATCCATTGAAAACAGTTTTCTTCCTTGCAGTATTTAACTTTAACCATAAGGAGAGCTGGTGTGATGCAGTGGTTCGAGTGtcggactagaacctgggagaccagggctcaaatcctcgctcagccatgaagttcattgggtgaccttgggccaggcactgcctctcagcctgacctacctcacagggttgttgtagggattaaatgagggaaaCGGAACcatggagctccttggagaacaggtgggataggaatgcaataaatgaatacaatttctcaaagtggttcacaacattgAAATCAGATGCATAGATGACAGGTCCTGTGAAATGTGTCCAAATCATACTTAAGTGTGGAATTCCAGAATTGCACAACTGCTTTGTTCGCACCCCTGAACATATTGCTCCAGGCAGCTGTTTGTCTGTAGTCATGTGGATTGCATGAGTAGCTGTGAGCGGGCCAGTCTTTTACTGCCGCA is a genomic window of Podarcis muralis chromosome 17, rPodMur119.hap1.1, whole genome shotgun sequence containing:
- the UXT gene encoding protein UXT isoform X2, giving the protein MPGERQVPEKVLQYEAFVSEVLQRDLRKVLEQRDQVYEKMAQYLQLKNIIERLQETGSQELTTQVDLGCNFYVNAEVPDASTIFVALGYGFFVELTLPEALAFIEKKNKLLTEACMNSKVSKICLRRPEGTSSFRHQPFLEGTFSK